The Oncorhynchus tshawytscha isolate Ot180627B linkage group LG05, Otsh_v2.0, whole genome shotgun sequence genome includes a window with the following:
- the LOC112251337 gene encoding terminal uridylyltransferase 4 isoform X3, with translation MEESKSPLKLIKPSRNEDRGATAPSSTSSRSLKEAPATQREGSGPKPATACRSKENITTAREDHKDQGSNRGTGRASTASPQDPGRGKPRRLTGRTSSGERRKGKVGLGGQQQAWQGGDARPMVASDRSPAGGGRDTGAGTVSNSSDEVLTAQTKTPKMGPLKEKSPGVKAGAVLETGQPAVEGSAVNEEGHGRNMTSEQKLGLRQAEDRLYRDYIHRLVKPSPEYPNFQYLCKLCSIHIENIQGAHKHIKEKRHKKSIMVREKEKQEENELRALPAPSPAQLRAVDAAVLQVTQQHGISDQDFLTRKEVVTRMEIIIQQHLSVCALRLYGSCLTRFAFKTSDINIDVTYPSTMTQPDVLIQVLEIVKNSAQYSEVESDFHAKVPVVFCRDVNSGLMCKVSAGNDVACLTTNHLAALARLEPRLVPLVLAFRLWAKLCHIDCQAEGGIPSYSFSLMVIFFLQQRREPILPVYFGYWIEGFDVKAVDEYHLTGIEMDIFVGWEHRTPSTEGRADGRGEGGKVKPEQKKPAMKNQHTEGMTRLALDLGKGVSLGQLWLELLRFYTLEFALEERIISIRLKELLSREMKNWPRRRLAIEDPFALKRNVARSLNSQMVFEYVQERFRTAYKYFACPQSKDRDTGGRQRGKKTCKHGDMKPEEGGGKGEEVAEKSGGGERNGKEGNSLSSETGQKEDDEFESDEEVGAERALNAGLMDLVLSEGDSSTDGTGAEPGATLEYSSASPSPQNGLLDSDEEGEEEVKPVFKMQGHIAPEDLHYIFDRMIFTGGKPPTVVCSICKRDGHLKDDCPEDFKKIELKPLPPMTDRFRDILDGLCRLCYHELSPSLGEQQKREQVMGSLERFIRKEYNDEAQLCLFGSSKNGFGFRDSDLDICMTLEGHDTGEKLNCKEIIEDLAKVLKKHAGLRNILPITTAKVPIVKFEHRPSGLEADISLYNTLAQHNTRMLATYAALDPRVQFLGYTMKVFAKRCDIGDASRGSLSSYAYILMVLYFLQQRKPPVIPVLQEIFDGHTVPQRMVDGWNAFFCDDLEELRRHLPELQQNRESVGELWLGLLRFYTEEFDFKEHVISIRQRKRLTTFEKQWTSKCIAIEDPFDLNHNLGAGVSRKMTNFIMKAFINGRKLFGTPFYPQPGLEAYYFFDSKVLTDGELAPNDRCCRVCGKIGHYMKDCPKRRRGMRKKENEKEEDVKEGDDHELRERRCFQCGDMGHVRRDCQEYRHLRQRAAVGLVPHMVQAMVSSQSIPIPQPPQDRPGRTRQPSECSDSHQTPPYSPQPNLFSQGSSQSSSSPQSSSSKTSAGVGPPKQPQHPQVPLSLFGFPPSHPGQYHHSAALTALGLLPSHHNQHQSHQSQGHQVHHQHHHPSNSWPIHGPILQTSSGPGGPSPPGLKFPLRQAPGPGNGNTGPGGSLGGGSPSPMNLNDPSIIFAQPAGRPMGLGGGQGRDRHWHNHLAQQGAMVANGTVGKSDPGYKTQFGGVSQQGSRTWEHSNAAHYSLSPSWPYRMPQNFIQQGNGGYPQPGKPFMSQGSVVHPNQHFPLLPHGRHHVNLNYIQQKK, from the exons CAGCCCTCAGGACCCAGGGAGAGGGAAGCCTCGCAGGCTGACTGGGAGGACCAGctctggggagaggaggaaggggaaggtgGGACTGGGAGGCCAGCAGCAGGCTTGGCAGGGGGGTGATGCTAGGCCCATGGTGGCTTCAGACAGGAGTCCggctggtggagggagagacacaggggcaGGTACGGTGTCCAACTCATCTGACGAAGTCCTTACTGCACAGACCAAGACCCCCAAGATGGGGCCGTTGAAGGAGAAGTCACCTG GTGTGAAGGCTGGTGCTGTGTTGGAGACAGGGCAACCTGCTGTGGAGGGGTCAGCGGTCAATGAGGAGGGTCATGGGAGGAACATGACCTCTGAGCAGAAGCTAGGTCTCAGACAGGCTGAAGATCGCCTGTACAGAGACTACATACACAGACTGGTCAAG CCGTCTCCAGAGTACCCTAACTTCCAGTACCTATGCAAGCTATGTTCAATACACATAGAGAACATACAGGGGGCACACAAACACATCAAGGAAAAGAGACACAAGAAGAGCATCATGGTGAGAGAAAAA gagaagcaggaggagaaTGAGCTGCGTGCGCTGCCTGCCCCCTCCCCAGCCCAGCTCAGAGCCGTGGACGCAGCTGTCCTTCAGGTCACCCAACAACATGGTATCTCTGACCAGGACTTCCTGACGCGAAAGGAAGTGGTCACCAGGATGGAGATCATCATCCAGCAGCACCTCTCAG TTTGCGCCCTCCGCCTCTACGGCTCCTGTCTCACCCGATTTGCCTTCAAGACAAGTGACATCAACATTGATGTCACCTACCCCTCCACT ATGACTCAACCAGATGTGCTGATACAAGTATTGGAAATCGTGAAGAACAGTG CTCAATATTCTGAGGTTGAGTCTGACTTTCACGCCAAAGTTCCGGTAGTGTTTTGCAGAGATGTCAACAG TGGGTTGATGTGCAAGGTGAGTGCAGGTAATGATGTGGCCTGCCTCACCACCAACCACCTGGCTGCCCTAGCTAGACTGGAACCCAGACTGGTGCCTCTGGTCCTGGCCTTCCGCCTCTGGGCTAAG TTGTGCCACATTGACTGCCAGGCAGAAGGGGGAATCCCGTCCTACTCCTTCTCCCTCATGGTCATCTTCTTCCTCCAACAACGCAGAGAGCCCATCCTTCCTGTCTACTTCGGCTACTGG ATCGAAGGCTTTGATGTGAAGGCTGTGGATGAGTACCATTTAACAGGGATAGAGATGGATATATTTGTGGGGTGGGAGCACCGGACCCCCAGTACAGAGGGACGGGCGGACGGcaggggggaaggagggaaggtcAAGCCTGAGCAGAAGAAACCAGCTATGAAGAACCAGCATACAGAGGGAATG ACGCGCCTGGCCCTGGACCTGGGTAAGGGGGTGTCCCTGGGCCAGCTGTGGCTGGAGCTGCTTCGGTTCTACACTCTGGAGTTCGCCCTGGAGGAACGCATCATCAGCATCCGCCTCAAAGAGCTCCTCTCCAGAGAGATGAAGAACTGGCCCCGACGAAGGCTGGCCATCGAGG ATCCGTTTGCCCTGAAGAGGAATGTTGCCCGCAGCCTGAACAGTCAGATGGTCTTTGAGTATGTCCAGGAGCGCTTTCGTACTGCCTACAAATACTTTGCCTGCCCGCAGAGCAAGGACAGGGACACAGGAGGGCGCCAGAGAGGCAAGAAGACATGCAAACATGGCGACATGAAACCGGAGGAAGGAGGCGGAAAGGGAGAAGAGGTGGCTGAGAAGAGTGGAGGTGGAGAGCGCAATGGGAAAGAAGGGAACAGtctgagctctgagacaggacagAAGGAGGATGATGAGTTTGAAAGTGATGAAGAGGTTGGCGCAGAGCGGGCATTAAACGCTGGCCTTATGGACTTGGTCCTCAGTGAGGGGGACAGTTCTACAGATGGGACTGGAGCTGAGCCTGGCGCTACCCTGGAGTATTCCTCCGCCTCCCCCTCGCCTCAGAACGGCCTGCTGGACAGTgatgaagagggggaagaggaagttAAGCCTGTGTTTAAGATGCAGGGACATATTGCACCAGAGGACCTGCATTATATATTTGACAGGATGATCTTCACAGGAGGAAAG CCTCCTACAGTCGTGTGCAGCATCTGTAAGAGAGATGGCCATCTGAAGGACGATTGTCCTGAGGACTTCAAGAAGATCGAGCTCAAACCGCTGCCTCCCATGACCGATCGCTTCAGAGACATCCTGGATGGCCTTTGTAGACTCTGCTACC ATGAGCTGTCCCCCTCTCTTGGAGAGCAGCAGAAGAGAGAGCAGGTCATGGGTAGTCTGGAGAGGTTTATACGAAAGGAATACAATG ATGAGGCCCAGCTGTGTTTGTTTGGCTCCTCCAAGAATGGCTTTGGTTTCCGTGACAGTGACCTGGACATCTGCATGACCTTGGAGGGCCACGACACCGGAGAG AAGTTGAACTGCAAGGAGATCATCGAAGACCTAGCCAAGGTGCTAAAGAAACACGCAG GTCTGAGGAACATCCTGCCTATTACGACAGCCAAAGTGCCTATTGTGAAGTTTGAACACAGACCGAGCGGACTGGAGGCAGACATCAGCCTCTACAATACGCTG GCTCAACACAACACCAGAATGCTGGCTACCTACGCGGCTCTAGACCCGCGCGTGCAGTTCCTGGGATACACCATGAAGGTGTTTGCAAAGCGCTGCGACATAGGTGACGCGTCCAGAGGAAGTCTGTCGTCCTATGCATACATCCTCATGGTGCTCTACTTCCTGCAGCAGAGAAAGCCCCCCGTCATCCCTGTTCTCCAAGAG ATCTTTGACGGACATACTGTACCACAGAGGATGGTGGATGGTTGGAATGCCTTCTTCTGTGATGACCTCGAGGAACTG CGTCGTCATCTGCCAGAGCTGCAGCAAAACCGTGAGTCTGTGGGGGAGCTGTGGCTGGGCCTGCTCAGGTTCTACACCGAGGAGTTTGACTTTAAGGAGCATGTCATTAGCATCCGCCAGAGGAAACGACTCACCACCTTCGAGAAGCAGTGGACCTCCAAGTGCATCGCTATTGAAG ATCCCTTTGACTTGAATCACAATCTTGGTGCTGGAGTTTCTCGCAAAA TGACTAACTTCATCATGAAGGCCTTTATCAACGGCAGGAAGCTGTTTGGTACTCCCTTCTACCCCCAGCCTGGCTTGGAGGCG TACTACTTCTTTGACTCCAAGGTGCTAACGGACGGGGAGCTGGCACCTAATGACAGGTGCTGTCGGGTCTGTGGCAAGATCGGCCATTATATGAAGGACTGCCCCAAGAGACGCAG GGGGATGAGGAAGAAGGAGAACGAGAAAGAGGAGGATGTGAAGGAGGGGGACGATCATGAGCTGCGGGAGCGTCGCTGTTTCCAGTGTGGTGACATGGGTCACGTACGGAGGGACTGCCAAGAGTACCGTCATCTTAGACAGAGAGCCGCAGTGGgactag TTCCCCACATGGTGCAAGCCATGGTGAGCTCCCagtccatccccatcccccagcCTCCACAGGACCGCCCAGGACGCACCAGACAACCCTCCGAATGT TCTGATTCCCACCAGACTCCGCCCTACTCCCCCCAGCCCAACCTGTTCTCCCAGGGTTCCAGCCAATCCTCCAGCTCCCCCCAATCCTCCTCCTCTAAGACCTCCGCTGGAGTGGGACCCCCTAAGCAGCCCCAACACCCCcaggttcccctctctctctttggcttccctccctcccacccggGCCAGTACCACCACTCTGCAGCTCTCACTGCTCTGGGACTGCTGCCGTCCCACCACAACCAGCACCAGTCACATCAGTCCCAGGGGCACCAGGTtcatcaccaacaccaccacccctccaaCTCCTGGCCCATCCACGGCCCCATCCTCCAGACTTCCAGTGGCCCTGGTGGGCCCTCCCCGCCCGGCCTTAAATTCCCTCTGCGCCAGGCCCCTGGCCCAGGGAACGGGAACACAGGGCCAGGGGGCTCTTTGGGGGGTGGCAGCCCTAGCCCTATGAACCTAAACGACCCTAGCATCATCTTCGCCCAGCCGGCGGGGAGGCCCATGGGCCTGGGAGGAGGGCAGGGACGGGACAGGCACTGGCACAACCACCTTGCACAACAGGGGGCAATGGTGGCTAACGGCACTGTGGGGAAGTCAG ACCCAGGCTACAAGACCCAGTTTGGGGGTGTGAGCCAGCAGGGTTCTAGGACCTGGGAGCACAGCAATGCAGCCCACTACTCCCTGTCCCCGTCCTGGCCTTACCGCATGCCACAGAACTTCATCCAGCAGGGCAACGGGGGCTACCCACAACCCGGCAAACCCTTCATGTCCCAAG GTTCTGTGGTGCACCCCAATCAGCATTTCCCGCTCCTCCCCCACGGACGACATCACGTCAACCTCAACTACATCCAGCAGAAGAAATGA
- the LOC112251337 gene encoding terminal uridylyltransferase 4 isoform X1 — protein MEESKSPLKLIKPSRNEDRGATAPSSTSSRSLKEAPATQREGSGPKPATACRSKENITTAREDHKDQGSNRGTGRASTASPQDPGRGKPRRLTGRTSSGERRKGKVGLGGQQQAWQGGDARPMVASDRSPAGGGRDTGAGTVSNSSDEVLTAQTKTPKMGPLKEKSPGVKAGAVLETGQPAVEGSAVNEEGHGRNMTSEQKLGLRQAEDRLYRDYIHRLVKPSPEYPNFQYLCKLCSIHIENIQGAHKHIKEKRHKKSIMVREKEKQEENELRALPAPSPAQLRAVDAAVLQVTQQHGISDQDFLTRKEVVTRMEIIIQQHLSVCALRLYGSCLTRFAFKTSDINIDVTYPSTMTQPDVLIQVLEIVKNSAQYSEVESDFHAKVPVVFCRDVNSGLMCKVSAGNDVACLTTNHLAALARLEPRLVPLVLAFRLWAKLCHIDCQAEGGIPSYSFSLMVIFFLQQRREPILPVYFGYWIEGFDVKAVDEYHLTGIEMDIFVGWEHRTPSTEGRADGRGEGGKVKPEQKKPAMKNQHTEGMTRLALDLGKGVSLGQLWLELLRFYTLEFALEERIISIRLKELLSREMKNWPRRRLAIEDPFALKRNVARSLNSQMVFEYVQERFRTAYKYFACPQSKDRDTGGRQRGKKTCKHGDMKPEEGGGKGEEVAEKSGGGERNGKEGNSLSSETGQKEDDEFESDEEVGAERALNAGLMDLVLSEGDSSTDGTGAEPGATLEYSSASPSPQNGLLDSDEEGEEEVKPVFKMQGHIAPEDLHYIFDRMIFTGGKPPTVVCSICKRDGHLKDDCPEDFKKIELKPLPPMTDRFRDILDGLCRLCYHELSPSLGEQQKREQVMGSLERFIRKEYNDEAQLCLFGSSKNGFGFRDSDLDICMTLEGHDTGEKLNCKEIIEDLAKVLKKHAGLRNILPITTAKVPIVKFEHRPSGLEADISLYNTLAQHNTRMLATYAALDPRVQFLGYTMKVFAKRCDIGDASRGSLSSYAYILMVLYFLQQRKPPVIPVLQEIFDGHTVPQRMVDGWNAFFCDDLEELRRHLPELQQNRESVGELWLGLLRFYTEEFDFKEHVISIRQRKRLTTFEKQWTSKCIAIEDPFDLNHNLGAGVSRKMTNFIMKAFINGRKLFGTPFYPQPGLEAYYFFDSKVLTDGELAPNDRCCRVCGKIGHYMKDCPKRRRYTGREHQGMRKKENEKEEDVKEGDDHELRERRCFQCGDMGHVRRDCQEYRHLRQRAAVGLVPHMVQAMVSSQSIPIPQPPQDRPGRTRQPSECSDSHQTPPYSPQPNLFSQGSSQSSSSPQSSSSKTSAGVGPPKQPQHPQVPLSLFGFPPSHPGQYHHSAALTALGLLPSHHNQHQSHQSQGHQVHHQHHHPSNSWPIHGPILQTSSGPGGPSPPGLKFPLRQAPGPGNGNTGPGGSLGGGSPSPMNLNDPSIIFAQPAGRPMGLGGGQGRDRHWHNHLAQQGAMVANGTVGKSDPGYKTQFGGVSQQGSRTWEHSNAAHYSLSPSWPYRMPQNFIQQGNGGYPQPGKPFMSQGSVVHPNQHFPLLPHGRHHVNLNYIQQKK, from the exons CAGCCCTCAGGACCCAGGGAGAGGGAAGCCTCGCAGGCTGACTGGGAGGACCAGctctggggagaggaggaaggggaaggtgGGACTGGGAGGCCAGCAGCAGGCTTGGCAGGGGGGTGATGCTAGGCCCATGGTGGCTTCAGACAGGAGTCCggctggtggagggagagacacaggggcaGGTACGGTGTCCAACTCATCTGACGAAGTCCTTACTGCACAGACCAAGACCCCCAAGATGGGGCCGTTGAAGGAGAAGTCACCTG GTGTGAAGGCTGGTGCTGTGTTGGAGACAGGGCAACCTGCTGTGGAGGGGTCAGCGGTCAATGAGGAGGGTCATGGGAGGAACATGACCTCTGAGCAGAAGCTAGGTCTCAGACAGGCTGAAGATCGCCTGTACAGAGACTACATACACAGACTGGTCAAG CCGTCTCCAGAGTACCCTAACTTCCAGTACCTATGCAAGCTATGTTCAATACACATAGAGAACATACAGGGGGCACACAAACACATCAAGGAAAAGAGACACAAGAAGAGCATCATGGTGAGAGAAAAA gagaagcaggaggagaaTGAGCTGCGTGCGCTGCCTGCCCCCTCCCCAGCCCAGCTCAGAGCCGTGGACGCAGCTGTCCTTCAGGTCACCCAACAACATGGTATCTCTGACCAGGACTTCCTGACGCGAAAGGAAGTGGTCACCAGGATGGAGATCATCATCCAGCAGCACCTCTCAG TTTGCGCCCTCCGCCTCTACGGCTCCTGTCTCACCCGATTTGCCTTCAAGACAAGTGACATCAACATTGATGTCACCTACCCCTCCACT ATGACTCAACCAGATGTGCTGATACAAGTATTGGAAATCGTGAAGAACAGTG CTCAATATTCTGAGGTTGAGTCTGACTTTCACGCCAAAGTTCCGGTAGTGTTTTGCAGAGATGTCAACAG TGGGTTGATGTGCAAGGTGAGTGCAGGTAATGATGTGGCCTGCCTCACCACCAACCACCTGGCTGCCCTAGCTAGACTGGAACCCAGACTGGTGCCTCTGGTCCTGGCCTTCCGCCTCTGGGCTAAG TTGTGCCACATTGACTGCCAGGCAGAAGGGGGAATCCCGTCCTACTCCTTCTCCCTCATGGTCATCTTCTTCCTCCAACAACGCAGAGAGCCCATCCTTCCTGTCTACTTCGGCTACTGG ATCGAAGGCTTTGATGTGAAGGCTGTGGATGAGTACCATTTAACAGGGATAGAGATGGATATATTTGTGGGGTGGGAGCACCGGACCCCCAGTACAGAGGGACGGGCGGACGGcaggggggaaggagggaaggtcAAGCCTGAGCAGAAGAAACCAGCTATGAAGAACCAGCATACAGAGGGAATG ACGCGCCTGGCCCTGGACCTGGGTAAGGGGGTGTCCCTGGGCCAGCTGTGGCTGGAGCTGCTTCGGTTCTACACTCTGGAGTTCGCCCTGGAGGAACGCATCATCAGCATCCGCCTCAAAGAGCTCCTCTCCAGAGAGATGAAGAACTGGCCCCGACGAAGGCTGGCCATCGAGG ATCCGTTTGCCCTGAAGAGGAATGTTGCCCGCAGCCTGAACAGTCAGATGGTCTTTGAGTATGTCCAGGAGCGCTTTCGTACTGCCTACAAATACTTTGCCTGCCCGCAGAGCAAGGACAGGGACACAGGAGGGCGCCAGAGAGGCAAGAAGACATGCAAACATGGCGACATGAAACCGGAGGAAGGAGGCGGAAAGGGAGAAGAGGTGGCTGAGAAGAGTGGAGGTGGAGAGCGCAATGGGAAAGAAGGGAACAGtctgagctctgagacaggacagAAGGAGGATGATGAGTTTGAAAGTGATGAAGAGGTTGGCGCAGAGCGGGCATTAAACGCTGGCCTTATGGACTTGGTCCTCAGTGAGGGGGACAGTTCTACAGATGGGACTGGAGCTGAGCCTGGCGCTACCCTGGAGTATTCCTCCGCCTCCCCCTCGCCTCAGAACGGCCTGCTGGACAGTgatgaagagggggaagaggaagttAAGCCTGTGTTTAAGATGCAGGGACATATTGCACCAGAGGACCTGCATTATATATTTGACAGGATGATCTTCACAGGAGGAAAG CCTCCTACAGTCGTGTGCAGCATCTGTAAGAGAGATGGCCATCTGAAGGACGATTGTCCTGAGGACTTCAAGAAGATCGAGCTCAAACCGCTGCCTCCCATGACCGATCGCTTCAGAGACATCCTGGATGGCCTTTGTAGACTCTGCTACC ATGAGCTGTCCCCCTCTCTTGGAGAGCAGCAGAAGAGAGAGCAGGTCATGGGTAGTCTGGAGAGGTTTATACGAAAGGAATACAATG ATGAGGCCCAGCTGTGTTTGTTTGGCTCCTCCAAGAATGGCTTTGGTTTCCGTGACAGTGACCTGGACATCTGCATGACCTTGGAGGGCCACGACACCGGAGAG AAGTTGAACTGCAAGGAGATCATCGAAGACCTAGCCAAGGTGCTAAAGAAACACGCAG GTCTGAGGAACATCCTGCCTATTACGACAGCCAAAGTGCCTATTGTGAAGTTTGAACACAGACCGAGCGGACTGGAGGCAGACATCAGCCTCTACAATACGCTG GCTCAACACAACACCAGAATGCTGGCTACCTACGCGGCTCTAGACCCGCGCGTGCAGTTCCTGGGATACACCATGAAGGTGTTTGCAAAGCGCTGCGACATAGGTGACGCGTCCAGAGGAAGTCTGTCGTCCTATGCATACATCCTCATGGTGCTCTACTTCCTGCAGCAGAGAAAGCCCCCCGTCATCCCTGTTCTCCAAGAG ATCTTTGACGGACATACTGTACCACAGAGGATGGTGGATGGTTGGAATGCCTTCTTCTGTGATGACCTCGAGGAACTG CGTCGTCATCTGCCAGAGCTGCAGCAAAACCGTGAGTCTGTGGGGGAGCTGTGGCTGGGCCTGCTCAGGTTCTACACCGAGGAGTTTGACTTTAAGGAGCATGTCATTAGCATCCGCCAGAGGAAACGACTCACCACCTTCGAGAAGCAGTGGACCTCCAAGTGCATCGCTATTGAAG ATCCCTTTGACTTGAATCACAATCTTGGTGCTGGAGTTTCTCGCAAAA TGACTAACTTCATCATGAAGGCCTTTATCAACGGCAGGAAGCTGTTTGGTACTCCCTTCTACCCCCAGCCTGGCTTGGAGGCG TACTACTTCTTTGACTCCAAGGTGCTAACGGACGGGGAGCTGGCACCTAATGACAGGTGCTGTCGGGTCTGTGGCAAGATCGGCCATTATATGAAGGACTGCCCCAAGAGACGCAGGTACACTGGGAGAGAACATCA GGGGATGAGGAAGAAGGAGAACGAGAAAGAGGAGGATGTGAAGGAGGGGGACGATCATGAGCTGCGGGAGCGTCGCTGTTTCCAGTGTGGTGACATGGGTCACGTACGGAGGGACTGCCAAGAGTACCGTCATCTTAGACAGAGAGCCGCAGTGGgactag TTCCCCACATGGTGCAAGCCATGGTGAGCTCCCagtccatccccatcccccagcCTCCACAGGACCGCCCAGGACGCACCAGACAACCCTCCGAATGT TCTGATTCCCACCAGACTCCGCCCTACTCCCCCCAGCCCAACCTGTTCTCCCAGGGTTCCAGCCAATCCTCCAGCTCCCCCCAATCCTCCTCCTCTAAGACCTCCGCTGGAGTGGGACCCCCTAAGCAGCCCCAACACCCCcaggttcccctctctctctttggcttccctccctcccacccggGCCAGTACCACCACTCTGCAGCTCTCACTGCTCTGGGACTGCTGCCGTCCCACCACAACCAGCACCAGTCACATCAGTCCCAGGGGCACCAGGTtcatcaccaacaccaccacccctccaaCTCCTGGCCCATCCACGGCCCCATCCTCCAGACTTCCAGTGGCCCTGGTGGGCCCTCCCCGCCCGGCCTTAAATTCCCTCTGCGCCAGGCCCCTGGCCCAGGGAACGGGAACACAGGGCCAGGGGGCTCTTTGGGGGGTGGCAGCCCTAGCCCTATGAACCTAAACGACCCTAGCATCATCTTCGCCCAGCCGGCGGGGAGGCCCATGGGCCTGGGAGGAGGGCAGGGACGGGACAGGCACTGGCACAACCACCTTGCACAACAGGGGGCAATGGTGGCTAACGGCACTGTGGGGAAGTCAG ACCCAGGCTACAAGACCCAGTTTGGGGGTGTGAGCCAGCAGGGTTCTAGGACCTGGGAGCACAGCAATGCAGCCCACTACTCCCTGTCCCCGTCCTGGCCTTACCGCATGCCACAGAACTTCATCCAGCAGGGCAACGGGGGCTACCCACAACCCGGCAAACCCTTCATGTCCCAAG GTTCTGTGGTGCACCCCAATCAGCATTTCCCGCTCCTCCCCCACGGACGACATCACGTCAACCTCAACTACATCCAGCAGAAGAAATGA